The genome window CTCTATGGCTTTTAGAGAATCCTACAAGGATGTTTTGTTAAAAGCGCTCGATAAGGCAGATTCTATCATAGTATATAATGATTTTATCAAGAATCTGCTTTTGAAATATAACAATAATGTCAATATAATTCCTTCAGGAGTCGATGTAGAAAAATTCAAGCCATCAAAAGAAATAAAAAAGGAGAAAAAGAGGTTAAAGATATTGATGTCAGGCCGCGCTGCAGAATATGCAAAAGGTTTGACAATTCTTGAAAATGCCTTCAAACTCCTGCTTACAAAAAGAGATGATATTGTTTTGGAGATTACAGCCGATGAATACTTTAGGCATTATGAGAATCGCTTTCAAGGGCAGCATTTTATTCTTAGAAAATGGGTCAATCAGGATTCCTTGCCTGAAGTTTATAAGGATGCAGACATAGTAGTGGTGCCTTCTATTTGGATAGAGCCCTTTGGAATTGTTGCTGTTGAGGCGATGTCATCTGGTATTCCTGTCATTGCATCACGCATAGGCGGATTGAAAGATATAGTAATAGATGGTGAAACAGGACTGCATTTTGAACCAAATAATTTTCTTGATTTAATGGAAAAAATTGAATTTCTTCTTAATAATCCGAAAGTTAGAGAAGAAATGAGCAAAAAGGGCAGAAAAAGAGCAGAGGCAC of Candidatus Schekmanbacteria bacterium contains these proteins:
- a CDS encoding glycosyltransferase family 1 protein, with amino-acid sequence SMAFRESYKDVLLKALDKADSIIVYNDFIKNLLLKYNNNVNIIPSGVDVEKFKPSKEIKKEKKRLKILMSGRAAEYAKGLTILENAFKLLLTKRDDIVLEITADEYFRHYENRFQGQHFILRKWVNQDSLPEVYKDADIVVVPSIWIEPFGIVAVEAMSSGIPVIASRIGGLKDIVIDGETGLHFEPNNFLDLMEKIEFLLNNPKVREEMSKKGRKRAEALYSWDKIIDNYYIPLFS